Proteins co-encoded in one Christiangramia fulva genomic window:
- a CDS encoding DUF4369 domain-containing protein: protein MKKLAILFIILVAFSSCSEKTGDLVVNGEVKGLKKGTLYLQKIDDTIIVNVDSVKVNGDPTFTLTTDLESPRIMYLYLDKVDNSQYDDRLEFFAEKGTITINTTLKHFETDAEIKGSKNQVKLEEYHKMMSQFNDQNLDLIKANFEAQKENDEEKLLEIDKKYNSLLRRKYLYTVNFAINNKDLEIAPYLALSEVFDANIKYLDTIYSSLEPKVKKSQYGKQLKDFLKERRKEEKQEENIKEEPVEDNS, encoded by the coding sequence ATGAAAAAACTTGCTATTCTCTTTATTATCCTGGTTGCCTTTTCTTCATGTTCTGAAAAGACAGGTGATCTCGTGGTGAACGGCGAAGTGAAAGGATTGAAAAAAGGAACCTTATATCTTCAAAAAATTGACGATACAATTATAGTAAATGTAGATTCTGTAAAAGTCAATGGAGATCCCACCTTTACATTAACGACCGATTTGGAAAGTCCGCGAATCATGTACCTGTATCTAGACAAAGTTGACAATAGCCAATATGATGACAGGCTGGAATTTTTTGCCGAAAAGGGAACGATTACTATCAATACCACATTAAAGCATTTTGAAACTGACGCAGAGATAAAAGGTTCTAAAAATCAGGTAAAGCTTGAGGAATATCACAAGATGATGAGCCAATTCAATGATCAGAATCTTGACCTAATAAAAGCTAATTTTGAGGCTCAGAAAGAAAATGACGAAGAAAAATTGCTCGAAATTGATAAAAAATATAACAGCCTTCTTAGAAGAAAATATCTTTATACCGTCAATTTCGCCATTAATAACAAAGACCTTGAAATCGCGCCTTACCTGGCGCTTTCAGAGGTTTTTGACGCAAATATTAAATATCTGGATACCATTTATTCCTCTCTTGAACCTAAAGTTAAAAAATCTCAGTACGGCAAACAGCTAAAAGATTTTCTAAAAGAACGCAGGAAAGAGGAAAAACAGGAAGAAAATATAAAAGAAGAGCCGGTAGAAGATAATTCTTAA
- a CDS encoding HAD family hydrolase yields the protein MFKIIFSDIDGTLLNADREVSEFTIQTVKQLNDVPFILISSRMPAAMRHLQNKMGIGGLPLISYNGGLILVNGKVVSSTEIPLEILQNLHDFNQNDLHLSLFHHDEWYAPRVDFWTRREISNTKVQPEIKSNSEVIEKWKNESKGAHKIMVMGEEEKINTIWNFLEDKFPEELHLYRSKPTYIEIAPKSISKLTAVEHLLKNHYQIPMSQCLAFGDNYNDIDMLRGVGMGIAVGNAKPEVLEVAHMVTHSGKEDGVAKSIVELFRL from the coding sequence ATGTTCAAGATCATATTTTCTGATATTGACGGCACTTTATTGAATGCCGATCGTGAAGTTTCAGAATTTACCATTCAAACAGTAAAACAATTAAATGATGTTCCGTTTATCCTCATCTCTTCAAGAATGCCCGCTGCCATGCGGCATCTTCAGAATAAAATGGGAATCGGTGGTTTGCCGCTCATCAGTTACAATGGCGGCCTCATTCTTGTTAATGGAAAAGTGGTAAGTTCAACTGAAATTCCGCTGGAAATCCTTCAAAATTTACATGATTTCAATCAAAATGACCTTCACCTCAGCCTTTTTCATCATGATGAATGGTATGCGCCTCGTGTTGATTTCTGGACTCGCCGGGAAATCAGTAATACCAAAGTTCAACCGGAGATAAAAAGTAATTCTGAGGTCATTGAAAAATGGAAAAACGAATCTAAAGGTGCGCATAAGATCATGGTCATGGGAGAGGAAGAAAAGATCAATACTATATGGAATTTTCTGGAGGATAAATTTCCCGAAGAACTTCATTTATACCGCTCCAAACCAACATACATAGAAATTGCTCCAAAAAGTATTTCAAAATTGACCGCCGTTGAACATTTGCTTAAAAATCATTACCAAATACCAATGTCGCAGTGTCTGGCATTTGGCGACAATTATAATGATATTGATATGCTTCGTGGCGTGGGCATGGGAATTGCCGTGGGAAATGCCAAACCCGAAGTGCTGGAAGTTGCGCATATGGTTACTCATTCAGGAAAGGAAGACGGAGTGGCAAAAAGTATTGTAGAGTTGTTCAGGTTATAG
- a CDS encoding alpha-ketoglutarate-dependent dioxygenase AlkB family protein yields MSKKIIELPDACLEYFPGFFSQEESDRYLGYFLKSIEWQQDKIKMFGKEFLQPRLTALFGEKEKSYTYSGITMLPEPFPSPILNIKSKCEEILGEKFNICLLNLYRNGSDSMGWHADDERELGKNPVIASVSFGAERIFHLKHQKDPSLREKLVLENGSLLLMAGTTQHFWKHQLPKTKKKVGPRVNLTFRKVY; encoded by the coding sequence ATGAGTAAGAAAATCATAGAACTCCCGGACGCCTGTTTGGAATATTTTCCCGGATTTTTTTCTCAAGAGGAAAGTGACCGGTATTTAGGCTATTTTTTAAAAAGTATTGAATGGCAACAGGATAAAATAAAAATGTTCGGAAAAGAATTTTTGCAACCAAGGCTTACTGCCCTCTTTGGTGAAAAGGAGAAAAGCTATACTTATTCGGGAATTACCATGCTCCCTGAACCTTTTCCCTCTCCAATTTTAAATATAAAATCAAAATGTGAAGAAATTTTAGGAGAAAAATTCAATATATGCCTACTGAACCTTTACAGAAACGGTTCAGACAGCATGGGCTGGCATGCCGATGATGAAAGAGAATTAGGTAAAAATCCAGTAATCGCCTCGGTAAGTTTTGGCGCGGAAAGAATCTTTCATTTAAAGCACCAAAAAGATCCTTCGCTTAGGGAAAAATTAGTCCTGGAAAATGGCAGCTTACTTTTAATGGCCGGAACCACTCAACATTTTTGGAAACATCAGCTTCCAAAAACAAAAAAGAAGGTGGGCCCGAGAGTGAACCTCACCTTCCGTAAAGTTTACTAA
- a CDS encoding SPFH domain-containing protein, whose translation MSQEKLLKPSNGYFMLFVFLILFFGSIAGIILTKNSWWIAAFVIAIFILPGFILVNPNESRVLLLFGDYKGTVKQNGLFWVNPLFSKNKISLRARNFDSERLKVNDKLGNPVMISTILVWRVQDTYKASFDVDIFENFVVVQTDAAVRKLASMYPYDNFADEGLEEEITLRSSVNEVSDALEKELEERLDIAGIEVLEARIGYLAYANEIASAMLKRQQATAIVAARHKIVEGAVSMVEMALNELSKKEIVDLDGESRAAMVSNLMVVLCGDKDASPIVNAGTLNH comes from the coding sequence ATGTCACAGGAAAAACTTCTAAAACCTTCGAATGGCTATTTTATGCTTTTCGTTTTTTTAATACTCTTCTTCGGAAGTATTGCCGGGATCATCCTAACAAAAAACTCGTGGTGGATAGCGGCTTTTGTTATCGCAATTTTCATTCTGCCGGGATTTATCCTGGTCAATCCGAATGAATCAAGAGTACTTTTATTATTTGGGGATTACAAGGGAACCGTAAAACAGAACGGTCTATTCTGGGTAAATCCTCTATTCTCAAAAAACAAAATTTCTCTGCGAGCACGAAATTTCGACAGCGAAAGGCTAAAGGTGAACGATAAACTGGGGAATCCGGTGATGATCAGTACTATCCTGGTCTGGCGAGTGCAGGATACCTATAAAGCTTCTTTTGATGTGGATATTTTTGAGAATTTCGTGGTGGTACAAACCGATGCCGCGGTTAGAAAACTTGCCAGTATGTATCCTTATGATAATTTTGCAGATGAAGGCCTGGAAGAGGAAATTACCCTTAGATCAAGCGTAAATGAAGTGAGTGATGCGCTGGAAAAAGAGTTGGAAGAACGCCTTGACATCGCAGGTATTGAAGTCCTTGAGGCCAGGATCGGCTATCTCGCCTATGCCAATGAGATTGCCAGTGCCATGTTGAAAAGGCAACAGGCAACCGCCATTGTTGCTGCAAGGCATAAAATTGTGGAAGGAGCCGTGAGCATGGTTGAAATGGCCCTGAACGAACTGAGTAAAAAAGAAATTGTTGATCTGGATGGCGAAAGCCGCGCAGCCATGGTTTCAAATTTGATGGTTGTCCTGTGTGGCGATAAAGACGCCTCTCCTATAGTTAATGCCGGGACTTTAAATCATTAA
- a CDS encoding alpha/beta hydrolase family protein, with amino-acid sequence MKKILTGFLIMLFTFSLKAQDSTFTEKEIAINNFTEGTLTLPTGNKAQDLVIFVQGSGPTDRNGNSPMAKNDGIKKIAHELAENGIASYRFDKRIFKMDKYGIKEKDLRFEDFVKDVEDIITYFKNSDQFKNIIVAGHSEGSLIGMLAAKARADAFISLAGAGEPFDNIIVEQLAKQAPKLAENARAAFDEMKKEGQTSNYAPMLQSIFRESVQPYMLSWIKYDPAEEIAKLNIPVLIINGTTDVQVDTKEAEMLKKGKPDAELILIDRMNHIFRKVDSDDMLVNTKTYNEPSRPLHPELIPALTKFIKDLK; translated from the coding sequence ATGAAGAAAATACTCACCGGATTTCTTATTATGCTATTCACCTTCAGTTTAAAAGCTCAGGATAGCACGTTTACAGAAAAAGAGATCGCTATTAACAATTTCACCGAAGGGACGCTTACCCTTCCGACAGGAAATAAAGCCCAAGACCTGGTCATCTTTGTTCAGGGATCAGGTCCTACTGACAGGAATGGCAATTCTCCTATGGCCAAAAACGACGGAATTAAGAAAATAGCACATGAATTGGCCGAAAACGGGATCGCTTCCTATCGTTTTGATAAACGCATCTTTAAAATGGACAAATATGGAATCAAGGAAAAAGACCTTCGGTTTGAGGATTTTGTAAAAGATGTTGAAGATATTATTACCTATTTCAAAAATAGTGATCAGTTTAAAAATATCATCGTTGCCGGTCATAGCGAAGGCTCTTTAATTGGAATGCTGGCAGCCAAAGCTCGTGCAGACGCGTTTATTTCACTGGCCGGAGCCGGAGAACCTTTTGATAATATTATTGTGGAACAACTGGCTAAACAGGCACCAAAATTAGCAGAAAATGCCCGCGCAGCCTTTGATGAAATGAAGAAAGAAGGTCAAACGAGCAATTACGCACCTATGCTTCAGTCAATATTCAGAGAAAGTGTTCAACCCTATATGCTGAGCTGGATCAAATACGATCCTGCTGAAGAAATTGCAAAACTGAATATCCCTGTTCTTATTATTAATGGCACGACAGATGTCCAGGTAGATACCAAAGAAGCAGAAATGCTCAAAAAAGGAAAACCAGATGCAGAATTGATTCTAATAGATCGCATGAACCACATTTTTAGAAAAGTGGATAGTGATGATATGCTGGTCAATACTAAAACCTATAATGAGCCCTCACGACCTCTGCATCCGGAATTGATTCCTGCACTCACTAAATTTATAAAAGACCTGAAATAA
- a CDS encoding tetratricopeptide repeat-containing hybrid sensor histidine kinase/response regulator produces the protein MKRACFFFFVCCFIYCDFAFSQEDNKICPDSLRSILKNISHNIGKYDYEQALENSHLLINLSKESNNQYYSAKGYNMLGHVYINLKDSARAKKNYLLGLEYAQESKNDTLLMYSYNNLGNIYSEIPETSQKGIDYYNKVISLAEKLHDPELRLIPKTNIGWTYLDQEKYEKAYPYLEESLGILDSLMAKDPKNSDYNYYYSQLYMLHGKYFAHKKYWDTADFYFKTAIDLAEEDTLIIPASEAYKEYAEMLKAKGDYKLAFGALENFNKYNSKIFEREKLKQMEIANARFNLKEYRRNLQLAKKEQKYQDQIIAKSNEKVVVMVLSSLVLMFILFFLNKINRDRKKLIDELEVKNHQFKEAKEEAEKLSLLKTKFFSTVSHEIRTPLYGVIGLTSLLLEDESISKHKADLRSLKFSADYLLALINDVLQMNKMESNSVKLENVSFHLQDLMNSIVNSFEFTRAQNKNEIHVEIDEQIPPYLIGDPVRLSQVLMNLVGNAVKFTERGTISIRAIQKNLTNEKSTIYFEVEDDGPGIPESKKKVIFEEFSQLNSNNYNYQGTGLGLPIVKKLLKLFGSGIHLKSKEGEGATFSFTITFKIDTSKADQEISDNPSFTDIVNIPGEILIVDDNRINQVVTRRILEKKKFTCDVAGDGETAIEKVKNGNFDLVLMDVNMPGISGTEASLKIRDFNKEIPIVALTAVEVEEIRDEINKAGMNDIIVKPYDVEQFYQIIYRNLVSNNQPEQV, from the coding sequence GTGAAAAGAGCCTGCTTTTTCTTCTTTGTGTGCTGCTTCATTTATTGCGATTTTGCTTTTTCGCAGGAGGATAATAAAATTTGTCCAGATAGTTTACGATCTATTTTAAAGAACATTTCTCATAATATAGGTAAATACGATTATGAGCAGGCTTTAGAAAATTCCCATTTATTAATAAATCTTTCCAAAGAAAGCAATAATCAATATTATTCAGCAAAAGGCTATAACATGCTGGGTCATGTTTATATAAATTTAAAAGATTCGGCAAGAGCTAAAAAAAATTACCTGTTGGGACTGGAATACGCTCAGGAAAGTAAGAACGATACTTTGCTAATGTATTCTTATAACAACCTGGGTAATATATATTCAGAGATTCCTGAAACCTCGCAAAAAGGTATTGATTACTATAATAAAGTAATCAGTCTCGCTGAAAAGCTTCATGATCCGGAACTGCGTTTGATTCCTAAAACAAATATCGGCTGGACCTACCTTGATCAGGAAAAATATGAAAAAGCCTATCCTTATTTGGAAGAATCCCTCGGTATTTTGGACAGCTTAATGGCGAAAGATCCTAAAAATTCTGATTATAACTATTACTATTCCCAGCTTTATATGCTTCACGGAAAGTATTTTGCGCATAAAAAATACTGGGATACCGCCGATTTCTATTTTAAAACGGCCATTGATCTTGCTGAAGAAGATACCCTGATTATACCAGCTTCTGAAGCCTATAAGGAATACGCCGAAATGCTTAAAGCCAAAGGCGATTATAAGCTTGCTTTTGGTGCTCTTGAAAATTTCAATAAATACAACTCCAAAATATTTGAGCGCGAAAAGCTCAAACAAATGGAGATCGCTAATGCGCGCTTTAACCTTAAAGAATACAGGAGAAATTTACAGCTGGCAAAAAAGGAACAAAAATACCAGGATCAAATCATAGCGAAATCGAATGAAAAAGTAGTTGTGATGGTGCTGTCTTCGCTGGTTTTGATGTTTATTCTTTTCTTTTTGAATAAAATTAACCGGGATCGTAAAAAGCTGATCGACGAACTTGAGGTTAAAAACCACCAATTCAAAGAAGCCAAAGAAGAAGCCGAAAAACTTTCCCTGCTTAAAACTAAATTCTTCAGCACGGTAAGTCATGAGATTCGAACTCCTTTATACGGTGTGATTGGGCTGACTTCCCTTTTACTGGAAGATGAAAGCATTTCAAAACATAAAGCCGATCTCAGATCACTAAAATTTTCAGCAGATTATCTGCTGGCACTTATCAATGATGTGCTGCAGATGAATAAAATGGAATCCAACAGCGTAAAGCTTGAAAATGTAAGTTTTCATCTTCAGGACCTTATGAACAGTATCGTGAACAGCTTTGAATTTACACGTGCTCAGAATAAAAATGAGATACATGTGGAAATTGATGAGCAGATACCTCCATATTTAATAGGGGATCCGGTAAGACTTTCGCAGGTGCTAATGAACCTAGTTGGAAATGCCGTGAAATTTACAGAAAGGGGTACTATTTCTATCAGGGCTATTCAAAAGAACCTGACCAACGAAAAATCGACTATCTATTTTGAAGTCGAAGATGACGGCCCCGGGATCCCGGAAAGTAAGAAGAAGGTCATTTTTGAAGAATTCTCGCAGCTTAATTCCAACAATTATAATTACCAGGGCACCGGTCTTGGTTTGCCAATTGTGAAGAAGCTTCTTAAACTTTTCGGCTCAGGAATTCATTTAAAAAGTAAAGAGGGTGAAGGAGCCACTTTCAGTTTTACGATTACTTTTAAAATAGATACAAGTAAAGCCGATCAGGAAATATCAGATAATCCTTCCTTTACCGATATTGTCAATATCCCGGGAGAAATTCTTATTGTTGATGATAACCGAATAAACCAGGTAGTGACGAGGCGTATTCTTGAAAAGAAAAAATTTACTTGCGATGTTGCGGGTGATGGTGAAACAGCAATAGAAAAGGTGAAGAATGGTAATTTTGACCTTGTTTTAATGGATGTGAATATGCCAGGCATTTCCGGTACTGAAGCAAGTTTGAAGATTCGGGATTTTAATAAAGAAATCCCAATCGTGGCGCTTACTGCGGTAGAAGTAGAAGAAATTAGAGACGAGATCAATAAAGCGGGAATGAACGATATAATTGTTAAACCTTACGATGTGGAGCAGTTCTACCAGATTATTTACCGCAACCTGGTTTCTAATAATCAGCCTGAGCAGGTTTAG
- a CDS encoding DUF819 domain-containing protein — protein MENTPVFTNDAIVLGLLMIALGFVFYTSSQKEGFWKKFYSVVPALLMCYLIPSIFSSLGLIDDQVSGLYFMASRFLLPAALVLMTLSIDLKAIFNLGPKALIMFFAGTLGIILGGPLAILIISAISPETVGGVGPDAIWRGLSTIAGSWIGGGANQAAMLEIYEYNPDLYGGMVLVDIVVANLWMAVLLMGIGKNESIDRWLKADNSAIEELKVKVSSYSESVKRIPSLPDFMIILALAFGAVGIAHWGADEISAFLLKNFEVFSDSKSALSSFSSQFFWMITIATAIGIMLSFTRFKSYEGAGASKLGSIFIYILVATIGMKMDLSMVFANPGLIGIGLVWILIHVSVLIITAKLIKAPYFFMAVGSQANIGGAASAPVVAAAFHPSLATVGVLLAVFGYVVGTYGAILCTILMQIAAAS, from the coding sequence ATGGAAAATACTCCTGTTTTCACCAATGATGCGATCGTTTTAGGTTTACTGATGATCGCTCTTGGTTTTGTTTTTTATACGTCCTCGCAAAAAGAAGGTTTCTGGAAAAAATTCTACTCGGTAGTCCCTGCACTGCTAATGTGCTATTTAATTCCTTCCATTTTCAGTTCACTTGGCCTAATTGACGATCAGGTTTCCGGCTTATATTTTATGGCCAGCCGTTTTTTATTACCGGCAGCCCTGGTTTTAATGACCCTTAGCATCGACCTTAAAGCGATTTTCAATTTAGGCCCGAAAGCTCTCATTATGTTTTTTGCAGGAACTTTAGGAATTATTCTTGGAGGTCCGCTGGCGATATTGATAATTTCGGCGATCTCTCCCGAAACCGTGGGTGGAGTTGGCCCAGATGCCATTTGGCGCGGTCTTTCCACTATTGCCGGCAGCTGGATTGGCGGCGGTGCCAATCAGGCGGCGATGCTGGAGATCTATGAGTACAACCCCGATCTTTACGGAGGGATGGTCCTTGTTGATATTGTGGTGGCTAATCTCTGGATGGCTGTCTTACTGATGGGAATTGGTAAGAATGAATCCATCGATCGCTGGCTCAAAGCCGATAATTCGGCTATTGAAGAATTGAAAGTTAAAGTAAGCAGTTATAGCGAAAGTGTAAAAAGAATTCCCTCCTTGCCAGATTTTATGATAATTCTTGCCCTCGCTTTTGGTGCTGTGGGAATTGCTCATTGGGGAGCTGATGAGATTTCGGCTTTTCTATTGAAGAATTTTGAAGTTTTCAGTGACAGCAAAAGTGCGCTTTCCTCGTTCTCTTCCCAATTCTTCTGGATGATAACCATAGCCACTGCGATCGGGATTATGCTTTCGTTTACCAGATTCAAATCTTATGAAGGTGCGGGAGCCAGTAAACTGGGAAGCATTTTTATTTATATTCTTGTTGCCACCATAGGTATGAAAATGGATTTGAGTATGGTTTTTGCTAATCCAGGGTTGATTGGGATCGGTCTCGTATGGATTCTCATTCATGTAAGTGTCCTTATCATCACTGCCAAACTTATCAAAGCACCCTACTTTTTCATGGCGGTGGGAAGCCAGGCAAATATTGGTGGTGCCGCCTCTGCTCCTGTTGTGGCTGCTGCTTTTCATCCGTCTCTTGCCACCGTTGGTGTATTACTCGCAGTATTTGGATATGTAGTAGGTACATATGGAGCAATTTTATGTACTATTTTGATGCAAATTGCCGCCGCCAGTTAG
- a CDS encoding DUF6503 family protein translates to MKGFHYLLFLLIFISCKNDSGQPVEIVRPPKVLSFSQNIEEAHNKPAFRGHEVVTFHIKLKFGGNTRLDANISMTTNSEKVRVANANGATLVYDGKKLYLSPASANGKNARFDIFTWQYFFSLPFKLTDPGTIWEEKSARKLNGNTYQTARLTFMPGTGDSPEDWYLIYKDPDTNRLKAAAYIVTFNSEPEEAEKNPHIIVYSDYVMVEEVAFASNWKFYKWSEENGIGQQLGEAEISDIHFIEKEKGLFKKPTDSRIID, encoded by the coding sequence ATGAAAGGTTTTCATTACCTCCTCTTTCTGTTGATATTTATAAGCTGTAAAAACGATAGCGGTCAACCTGTAGAAATAGTACGTCCTCCTAAAGTTCTTTCCTTTTCTCAGAATATAGAAGAGGCACATAATAAACCGGCTTTTCGTGGACATGAAGTGGTGACTTTTCATATCAAACTTAAATTTGGAGGAAATACCAGGCTTGATGCCAACATCAGCATGACCACAAATTCAGAAAAAGTACGTGTGGCAAATGCCAATGGAGCCACGCTGGTTTATGATGGTAAAAAACTCTATTTATCCCCGGCAAGCGCGAACGGAAAGAATGCCCGGTTTGATATTTTTACCTGGCAATATTTCTTCTCTCTTCCTTTTAAACTTACCGATCCCGGAACTATATGGGAAGAAAAATCGGCTCGTAAGCTCAATGGCAATACTTACCAAACTGCCAGGCTCACTTTTATGCCGGGTACGGGAGATTCACCAGAGGACTGGTACCTTATTTATAAAGATCCCGATACAAACCGCCTAAAGGCCGCCGCATACATTGTGACCTTTAATTCAGAACCTGAAGAAGCTGAGAAGAATCCGCACATTATCGTTTACTCAGATTATGTAATGGTTGAGGAAGTTGCCTTTGCGTCAAACTGGAAATTTTATAAATGGAGTGAAGAAAATGGTATCGGTCAGCAACTAGGAGAGGCTGAAATAAGTGATATTCATTTTATAGAGAAAGAAAAAGGTCTTTTCAAAAAACCCACTGATTCCAGAATAATTGATTAG
- a CDS encoding S1/P1 nuclease: protein MKKVILSILMILAVINSGHSAENDWGKTGHRAVGEIAEEHLTKKAKKAVEDLLNGHGLAYVANYADDIKSDPEYREYSPWHYVNMAPDQAEYDKSLASEEGDLVQAIRKCIEVLKSKKATKEQKQFYLKMLVHFMGDLHQPLHVGHASDKGGNDIQLQWFNHGTNLHRLWDSEMIDFYQMSYTELAENADVLSKAQVKAIQKGSLLDWVYESRKLAEDVYNSVETGDHVGYKYMYEYMPVVLKQLQKGGIRLAEVLNEIYS from the coding sequence ATGAAAAAGGTGATCTTATCCATATTAATGATTCTTGCGGTTATTAATTCCGGCCATTCAGCCGAAAATGACTGGGGAAAAACCGGTCATCGTGCAGTTGGGGAAATAGCAGAGGAGCATCTTACCAAAAAAGCCAAAAAGGCAGTGGAAGATCTTCTTAACGGACATGGACTTGCTTATGTGGCCAATTATGCCGATGATATTAAAAGCGATCCTGAATACCGGGAATACAGCCCCTGGCATTATGTAAATATGGCGCCGGACCAGGCAGAATATGATAAATCTCTTGCCAGCGAAGAGGGTGACCTTGTTCAGGCGATAAGGAAATGTATTGAAGTTCTTAAATCTAAAAAAGCTACCAAAGAGCAAAAGCAGTTTTATTTGAAGATGTTGGTCCATTTTATGGGCGACCTTCATCAGCCTTTACACGTAGGTCATGCTTCAGATAAAGGAGGAAACGATATCCAGCTCCAGTGGTTCAACCACGGGACCAATTTACACAGGCTATGGGACAGTGAAATGATCGATTTTTACCAGATGAGCTATACCGAACTTGCTGAAAATGCCGATGTACTTTCTAAAGCACAGGTAAAAGCTATACAAAAAGGCAGTTTGCTTGATTGGGTATATGAATCCCGAAAGCTTGCTGAAGATGTATATAATAGCGTGGAAACTGGAGATCATGTAGGCTATAAATATATGTATGAGTATATGCCCGTTGTCTTGAAGCAACTTCAAAAAGGGGGAATCCGCCTGGCAGAAGTACTAAATGAGATTTATTCTTAG
- a CDS encoding DoxX family protein: MNFPWHYYLMAGIYCIGGLFHFLKPRMYIKIIPAYLPKPRLLVILSGIAEMILGSALLFPEIQGIALAGIILMLLVFLLVHINMLTSKKAGLGLPKWILIARIPLQFGLVYWAFYYLNAYVPAL; encoded by the coding sequence GTGAATTTTCCCTGGCACTATTACTTGATGGCCGGTATTTATTGTATCGGCGGCCTTTTTCATTTTCTGAAACCCCGAATGTATATAAAAATCATTCCTGCCTATTTACCTAAGCCCCGACTACTGGTGATCTTAAGCGGAATAGCAGAGATGATTTTGGGCAGCGCATTATTATTTCCTGAAATTCAAGGCATTGCCCTGGCAGGAATCATTTTAATGTTGTTGGTTTTTTTACTCGTTCACATCAATATGCTCACCTCCAAAAAAGCAGGACTTGGCTTACCGAAATGGATCCTCATTGCACGAATTCCCTTACAATTCGGACTGGTTTACTGGGCGTTTTATTACTTAAACGCATACGTTCCGGCATTATGA
- a CDS encoding Arc family DNA binding domain-containing protein codes for MGKKKAFALRVEEDMLKAIEKWAADEFRSTNGQIEWMLNKSLKEANRHPKSRKKEE; via the coding sequence ATGGGCAAAAAGAAAGCATTCGCTTTGCGGGTAGAAGAAGATATGCTTAAGGCTATTGAAAAATGGGCTGCCGATGAATTTCGCAGTACCAACGGGCAAATCGAGTGGATGCTTAACAAAAGTTTGAAAGAGGCTAACCGCCATCCAAAATCAAGAAAAAAAGAAGAATAA